Genomic segment of Vitis riparia cultivar Riparia Gloire de Montpellier isolate 1030 chromosome 19, EGFV_Vit.rip_1.0, whole genome shotgun sequence:
AAAAGTCAGTGATCTGGAAAGCTCGACAAATTCACCAAACATGCCCGCGTCTTGACTGAGTTTCAGACATTATTCAAGGCTATATGGCATGGAAGAAACCGGCTACCATGGACACAAATTCTCCCATCTTCTGCTAGAACATAATTCATACCCCATTAGTCCATGTGCTGAATCCACAACATCAATTCCtctaataaaattcaaaattaaaaaaaaaaacccatcagTTTTAAAACTCCATTTTCAGTTGGTAGacaccaaaagaaaagaaaagaaaagaaaagaaaagaaaagaaaattgcagTGGAACATGCTGagctgaagaaaaaaaaaatggagctaCAAACAAAACGCATGTGGCGCAGTGGAATGTTGGGGCTGAATTGGGGTCTGGGTACAGCTAATAGATCACAATGTAACTGTTAATTATTGAGCCAAACTTTGATCAGTACTTCAAATCAAGCATCCAGCTGGTTGCTTGTCTtcatatcttttcttttttttttcttttttggtcaaATTATTTGCAGTAATCTACTCCGTGATCCATGGACTTTTCACAGTAAAGGACAACATTAACATTAATAAAAGTCTTTGCATCCAAacatgaattaataattttttttccaattgtttTTGTCTCTACCACTCAATTTTTTCTACAATTTCTTGTCAAGCAAGTATCATCCTTAAaagcataattttaattttatgctatctcccaattttttttcgtttttacATTTGttcaaaagataaaataagagGAATGCAACATTGTAACacgagaagaaaaaagaaaaaaaatacaacaatcAGACCACAAATAGACACCCCAAAACCAGACAACCTTTCCTTTCTGGGTTTCCAAACACCCATCGATCTGCCATCTTGGCCCCCCACCCAAAAATAATTTCCGAAAAAAGggaaattataataaatcataaaattacaaaaggagaaaaagaaaataaaaaatcaacaccAACCCCTCTTAGCGCTACTGTTGAATATCCTCATTTCCCTATACCATCAGTCCACGTGTCCTTATCCTACCCTTCAATCCACAAGCTTGTCATGGACCCCACCCTATCAGATAATTGGGGACACATCACATGCATGCAACAGGTTAGCAGAATGCACCACTTCAGAGCCCTTCTCTCTCTATCTCAGTTTAGAAGCTGCAACTTGTCAGTACACCCCATGGCTGCATCAATGGTGGTGGTTTGGTGTGGTTGTGTCGTTGACTGCGGTGGAGCTCCGGTGGCTGAATTCCCCATCTTTTTTAGGCTTTGTTGGTGATACACTTGCCTCAGTCTCTCTATCTCTTTCTTCAATGCCTCTTGATGAGCTGcaatttttacatatatatttaccAAAGAAAAAGTATGATGAACattactaattaaaaaaagtaaagttACCAATTTTTATCAAATCAGTAGTTTAAGATGATATCGGAGATTTGATTGACGGAAAGTCATAAGTTCGAACCCCACTTGATGGAAAATCGAAGAATATTGCCCATCGTATATATGATTGATTTGATCCATGACCCACCAACTTAGCAAAATTCCCATGAAATTTCATGGGAATTTTCGTTATTTTACTAGAATAAGTAATGGGATCCAATGTCTCCTTGGTGATCGAAGCATTTTGGCTAGTTTGATCATAGAGTTCATGCATGGAATCATTTAATATGAAGAACAAATCATGATTAATTAAGTTCAAATTTACGCTCTCACCGTCTTTGAAAATCTTATCTTGAGCTAACGCCGCGATCCTTTGCTTAAGCGCGCTATTGTCCACGTTGAGAATCAATCGTTGATGATCGAGAAATGCAACCCTCGGAGACAATGCTGAAACTTCCGTCTTCATTTTTGCATGAAGAATATAACACGAAACATTAATTATCGAAAATCGATGATGACTAAGTAAATGTGAAAAGAAACTAATGATAATTAAGTAAATTGCATACTTGTAAAGATGTTACGCTCCGCTCAAGCTCTGAAATGTATTGTAGCTTCCTCACCCTTGACCTCTGAGCTGATTGCCGGTTTGCCAAAATTCTGAAGACCACCAAAAAAGAGttgatgaaatataattttgattatgaGCTTCGGCGATACAATAATCCATTGTATAATTGCTTAATGCTAATTAAGAATAGGTACTAATTAAGAGTAATGAAGTTTTAGTAATTGGGTTTCCCATGCATATATTCAATATGATCACCTAATCTTACCTGAGAATAATGGAGGGCTTTTGGGGTTTTTGTAATGCATATTtatgatgttttttcttttttacctcTTAACCCGCTTTGGATCGATGATGGAATCGCCGTTAGAGGCGGTGGAAGGCCTGAAAGATGGTAATTCAGTTTTGCATGAGCTCTCCACCTCTCCAGGCTCATTCTTTGGTGGCTGCTGGTCAAGGGCTGCTCCTTTCTCATCGCCTTTCTCATCATTATTACTGTTCTGATCGGATGGTGTGGACGGGCCGGAAGACGACACAGTGGGCGGCACGGTGAGGGATATGTCGTCGGAGAACATAGACATGAGCTGATCATCATCCAGCCGGTCAAAGCCGTTGGCGCCATGCAGCATTGTGGCATGAGAATGCCTAGCTTCCTCAACCAGCACCGGAGCTTCAAGGAAGGCGATGGAGTCGCTGACAGACCTGCGGTGGGAGCCCCGTCTGGAGGAGGAGAAGTCGAGAAACTCGTCCACCCAAGAAGGATGTTGGGaggtggtggtggcggtggcGGCGGGGAGGAGAGCAGGAGCTGCCATGGATGGCATTCTTTGGTGGGGGAAAGAAGGCCAATTCTGAGTCATGTTGGGGACTTTTGGAGGCAGTTGTGCCATACTATTTGccagaaaaatgaaattaaaacttGAAGTGATTCTAAACCAAGAACCCCATCAGAGAAATGAGTCTAAAGAGTACAAAAAACTTCACAAATCTGAAGTCAAGAGGAGAGTAGTGGAGGAAATCATCTCAAGGGCGGTCTGCAGGCTAGCCAGGCACTCATTTTCATCTCTTTGAGTGTCTTTAATTTTAAGGCCCAGAGGTTTTGGAAAGGGGGGGTCACATGGGGGATTAGGACAGCTAGCTACAGCTGTTGGGAGGGATTGGGGCTCAACGGTTTCACTGGAAAGTCGCAGTAGTTTAATAACTGGAGGAATCAGCCACCACGTGCAGATGTGACCCTCTCCTTTGGCATCAGCTTATAATAATCTAATCACTGCCATATGGGATCACTCCCTCGAGCCCATCCCCTACATCATCCCTTTTCTTACTTATTATCCATCTTTTTCATGATTTGATTCCATCCATTTGATTCGTGATTTTTGAATTGGGATTATCTTAAAGGTTGTTGATTACACATAACATGTAGTTTTTTGACTTGGGTTTGTGTTTTTAGCCATTGATGATGTTTTTTCTGAGAACCCATGTGGCCAAGATTTGAGATGAAAGTTACTTGAGCTCAAAATGGGCACTTTTTGGAGTTGGGTCCACAGGTTaagccaaaaaaatcaaatgggtAATGGAAATTTTGGGCGATGATTGAGATTATAAGAGAAGTGGCAATGTAGAAGAATGTGGATGTGGAAGGTAGTCACATGGGGGAGAAGCCCATAGGATGAGATGATAAATATACGAGGGATAGTGGTGTAGTGGGAAGGTGGAGGATTTAGGGAGAGATGAGCTGTGAAAAAAGGGAAGCTAATAGAATCATGTCCTCCTCTTCCCCCATGTGAACTGTTGGCAAGCCCCCACCTTTCTTTGCCTTGTCCCCAAATCAGACTCACATGGAGGCTTATGTGTCCCTTTttgcttctctctctc
This window contains:
- the LOC117908538 gene encoding basic leucine zipper 34-like, producing the protein MAQLPPKVPNMTQNWPSFPHQRMPSMAAPALLPAATATTTSQHPSWVDEFLDFSSSRRGSHRRSVSDSIAFLEAPVLVEEARHSHATMLHGANGFDRLDDDQLMSMFSDDISLTVPPTVSSSGPSTPSDQNSNNDEKGDEKGAALDQQPPKNEPGEVESSCKTELPSFRPSTASNGDSIIDPKRVKRILANRQSAQRSRVRKLQYISELERSVTSLQTEVSALSPRVAFLDHQRLILNVDNSALKQRIAALAQDKIFKDAHQEALKKEIERLRQVYHQQSLKKMGNSATGAPPQSTTQPHQTTTIDAAMGCTDKLQLLN